The following proteins are co-located in the Roseovarius arcticus genome:
- the cysS gene encoding cysteine--tRNA ligase → MTQIKLHNTRTRQKEVFTPLDDENVRMYVCGPTVYDRAHLGNARPVVVFDVLYRLLRHVYGESAVTYVRNFTDVDDKINARAAQSGRKIGEITDETIQWFLDDMGSLGALQPNLMPRATEFIPQMVTMIEDLIAKGHAYEAEGHVLFAVESYSEYGALSGRSIDDMIAGARVEVAPYKRNPMDFVLWKPSSGEQPGWDSPWGYGRPGWHIECSAMAYELLGASFDIHGGGNDLMFPHHENEIAQSCCAHPEGGFAQVWMHNEMLQVEGKKMSKSLGNFFTVRDLLDQGVPGEVIRFVFLSTHYRKPMDWTAEKAKEAIGRLSKYQTLQRQLLNTYPDLSARTGELDPEIFQALTNDLNAPLALTRLHKLAGEAMSVRTFGVEAASSFLASLRFLGFENLDMHRLHPAYHISKAIKDVLGDDEAARTDEMIDALVREKIAKWRMARSKKDWSVADRLRDGLADLGIKVDFASDGRHWEFTKEVDMAKLEALE, encoded by the coding sequence ATGACCCAGATCAAGCTGCACAACACCCGCACGCGCCAAAAAGAAGTGTTCACACCCTTGGACGACGAAAACGTGCGGATGTATGTGTGCGGGCCAACTGTCTATGACCGCGCGCATCTGGGCAATGCGCGGCCTGTGGTGGTGTTCGACGTGCTCTATCGCCTTCTGCGCCATGTCTATGGAGAGAGCGCCGTGACCTACGTGCGCAACTTTACCGACGTCGATGACAAGATCAACGCGCGGGCAGCCCAGAGCGGTCGCAAGATAGGCGAGATCACGGATGAGACAATCCAGTGGTTTCTGGACGATATGGGCAGCCTTGGCGCCCTGCAGCCAAACTTGATGCCGCGCGCGACTGAATTCATCCCCCAGATGGTTACGATGATCGAAGATCTGATTGCCAAGGGCCACGCCTATGAGGCCGAGGGGCATGTGCTATTCGCGGTCGAGAGCTACTCCGAATACGGCGCCCTGTCAGGCCGCAGCATCGACGACATGATCGCCGGCGCGCGGGTCGAGGTTGCGCCATACAAACGCAACCCGATGGACTTCGTTCTGTGGAAGCCATCGTCGGGCGAGCAGCCCGGATGGGACAGCCCGTGGGGCTATGGCCGCCCCGGCTGGCATATCGAATGCTCGGCCATGGCGTATGAATTACTGGGTGCTTCGTTCGACATTCACGGTGGCGGCAACGACCTGATGTTTCCGCACCACGAGAACGAAATCGCGCAAAGCTGCTGCGCCCATCCCGAGGGCGGCTTTGCGCAGGTCTGGATGCATAACGAGATGCTACAGGTCGAAGGCAAGAAGATGTCCAAGAGCTTGGGCAATTTCTTTACCGTGCGGGATCTGCTGGATCAGGGCGTGCCGGGGGAAGTGATCCGGTTTGTGTTTTTAAGCACGCATTATCGGAAGCCAATGGATTGGACAGCGGAGAAGGCGAAGGAGGCGATCGGGCGTTTGAGCAAGTATCAGACGTTGCAGCGTCAGCTGCTGAATACGTACCCAGATCTGTCAGCTCGGACCGGCGAATTAGATCCAGAGATATTCCAGGCTCTGACGAACGATCTAAATGCACCGTTGGCGTTGACGAGGTTGCATAAGCTTGCAGGTGAGGCGATGTCCGTACGCACTTTCGGCGTTGAAGCAGCATCAAGTTTTTTAGCGTCATTGCGGTTTCTAGGTTTTGAAAATCTCGATATGCACCGGCTGCATCCAGCCTACCATATCAGCAAGGCGATAAAGGATGTGCTAGGCGACGACGAAGCGGCCCGAACTGACGAAATGATAGACGCATTGGTGCGGGAGAAAATCGCGAAATGGCGGATGGCGCGCAGCAAGAAAGATTGGTCGGTTGCAGACCGGTTGCGAGATGGTCTTGCTGATTTGGGCATCAAGGTGGATTTTGCATCTGATGGGAGACATTGGGAGTTTACCAAAGAAGTAGACATGGCAAAACTGGAAGCCCTCGAATGA
- a CDS encoding trimethylamine methyltransferase family protein — protein MNDISPRRSGGRAARRAVRSAPPSDAMRSIRPGMEGGRYNPLTDAEVLRIHNTALDALEQIGLADAPASGVAYLTGAGAILGDDGRIRFPRALVEDVIARANRSVTLMGRDARHDLHLSGSRVHYGTAGAAVNMIDVDGRNYRECTVQDLHDAARIADVLDNIHFLQRPMVCRDIPDNLEMDLNTIYACCAGTTKHVGVSFTERDFARKGIEMLHLIAGGEAAWRERPFVSNSNCFVVPPMKFATEACEVMEECIKGGMPVLLLSAGMAGATAPSTIAGAIVQATAECLAGLVYVDAVKPGHPAIFGTWPFGLDLRTGAMTGGSGEQALLTAGCAQMHRFYDVPGGAAAGITDAKLPDMQAGWEQMCSNVMAGLSGLNMVYEAAGMHASLLGFCLESLILGNDLIGHAQRCVRGIEVDDETLALEQIRSVCIGGPGHYLGTPQTLARMESDYQYPQTGNRMSPKQWAEENKPDLNTDATTRKEAILAERSAARFAPDVDAAIRAAYNIHLPS, from the coding sequence ATGAACGATATCTCTCCACGCCGCTCTGGTGGACGCGCCGCGCGCCGCGCTGTCCGGTCTGCACCACCATCCGATGCCATGCGCTCAATCCGGCCCGGAATGGAAGGGGGGCGGTATAATCCCCTGACGGATGCTGAGGTGCTGCGCATCCACAATACCGCGCTAGACGCGCTGGAGCAGATTGGCCTTGCCGATGCGCCTGCCAGCGGGGTGGCCTATCTGACGGGTGCAGGTGCTATTCTGGGCGATGACGGGCGCATTCGTTTCCCCCGAGCGCTGGTTGAGGATGTGATTGCACGTGCCAATCGCAGCGTGACCTTGATGGGCCGCGATGCGCGGCACGATTTGCACCTATCCGGCAGCCGCGTCCATTATGGCACCGCCGGCGCGGCGGTAAACATGATCGATGTAGACGGCCGCAATTACCGCGAGTGTACCGTGCAGGATCTGCACGATGCCGCACGGATTGCTGACGTGCTGGATAATATCCACTTTTTGCAGCGCCCGATGGTGTGCCGCGACATTCCCGACAACCTCGAGATGGACCTGAACACGATCTATGCCTGCTGTGCCGGCACGACCAAGCATGTCGGTGTGTCCTTCACCGAGCGCGATTTCGCCCGTAAGGGGATCGAAATGCTGCACCTGATCGCAGGCGGCGAGGCGGCATGGCGCGAACGGCCATTTGTGTCGAACTCCAACTGTTTCGTCGTGCCGCCGATGAAATTTGCCACCGAAGCGTGCGAGGTGATGGAGGAGTGCATCAAGGGCGGCATGCCCGTCCTGCTGCTGAGTGCGGGCATGGCGGGCGCGACTGCGCCGTCGACGATCGCGGGCGCTATTGTGCAAGCGACCGCTGAATGCCTTGCTGGTCTCGTTTATGTCGATGCGGTAAAGCCGGGGCATCCGGCGATTTTTGGGACTTGGCCTTTTGGCCTCGACCTGCGCACGGGCGCTATGACTGGCGGCTCGGGCGAGCAGGCATTGCTGACGGCCGGCTGTGCGCAGATGCACCGCTTTTACGATGTGCCCGGCGGGGCAGCGGCAGGCATTACGGATGCCAAGCTGCCCGACATGCAAGCCGGGTGGGAGCAGATGTGCTCGAACGTGATGGCGGGCCTGTCGGGGCTAAATATGGTTTACGAGGCGGCGGGAATGCACGCTTCGCTACTTGGTTTTTGCCTCGAGTCGCTGATTTTGGGGAACGACCTGATCGGACACGCCCAGCGCTGTGTCCGCGGTATCGAGGTTGATGACGAGACGTTGGCGCTGGAACAGATCCGCTCGGTCTGTATCGGCGGCCCCGGTCATTATCTGGGCACGCCTCAGACTCTGGCCCGGATGGAGAGTGACTATCAATACCCTCAGACCGGTAACCGGATGAGCCCCAAGCAATGGGCCGAAGAGAACAAGCCAGACCTCAATACCGATGCGACAACTCGCAAGGAAGCAATCCTGGCTGAACGGTCGGCGGCGCGCTTTGCCCCCGATGTCGATGCGGCGATACGGGCAGCGTACAACATACACCTTCCGTCCTGA
- a CDS encoding EamA family transporter — translation MSLTVFLAVIGAAILHAVWNAAVKGSTDKRTAMGAVVIGHAPLAALALCFAPMPSLASLPWMAAGLALHFGYQLFLMHAYEHGDLSQVYPIARGSAPLIVAVVSVTALGVHLKGAEMLAVAVIAAGILSLVLVRRADGMRNGRAAGLALVTGMFIASYSLVDGYGARIAGTSLGFYGWVALINAPLMAIYLGTREPGILRRIAGTGRVTAIFGGSASFVAYAIVTWAFTQAPIALVTALRETSVVFALLIGVFCLKERLDLAKVLATSATLVGAVLLRYARQS, via the coding sequence ATGAGCCTAACTGTATTCCTCGCCGTCATCGGCGCCGCGATCCTGCACGCCGTTTGGAACGCGGCGGTCAAGGGTAGCACGGACAAGCGGACGGCCATGGGGGCGGTGGTGATTGGCCACGCGCCTCTGGCGGCGCTCGCGTTATGCTTTGCGCCGATGCCCAGCCTCGCTAGCCTGCCATGGATGGCGGCGGGACTGGCGTTGCATTTTGGCTATCAGCTGTTTTTGATGCACGCATACGAGCATGGCGATCTGAGCCAAGTCTATCCCATTGCGCGCGGGTCTGCACCTTTGATCGTCGCGGTCGTTTCGGTCACCGCGCTGGGCGTGCATCTAAAAGGCGCCGAGATGCTGGCGGTCGCGGTTATCGCTGCCGGTATCCTCAGCCTCGTTCTGGTGCGCCGGGCTGACGGGATGCGCAATGGGCGCGCCGCAGGGCTGGCATTGGTCACCGGCATGTTTATCGCATCCTATTCGCTGGTCGATGGATATGGCGCGCGGATTGCAGGCACTTCTTTGGGTTTCTACGGGTGGGTCGCGTTGATCAATGCGCCGCTGATGGCGATCTATCTTGGGACGCGAGAACCGGGGATACTGCGGCGCATCGCAGGAACGGGGCGCGTTACCGCCATATTCGGCGGCTCCGCGTCGTTTGTCGCGTATGCAATAGTGACGTGGGCGTTCACGCAGGCGCCGATCGCGCTGGTCACAGCATTGCGCGAAACCAGCGTTGTGTTTGCACTGTTGATTGGCGTTTTTTGCCTGAAGGAGCGTCTGGATCTGGCCAAGGTGCTGGCCACGTCTGCCACGCTCGTCGGTGCGGTCCTTCTGCGCTATGCGCGGCAGTCCTGA